The genomic DNA tacattcataactgatgcagcaagcccagagatgctggggctatgaactgcttAGCCTAAGCACTGATTCCATTTCCTTAAAGTGTGGAAAACAGTCAGTTGTTTGCTTAAACCCGTTAACAAGGGGGAGGGATATACTCGTTTCCCTATATCTTGAATAAGAAACAACAGATAGATGTTTATCAGGAAATGAGTAATGCAAATGATCTGGCTTTTTAGCAGAGGTGGAAGCATATACAGTAGGTTTCAGAATAGGTTTGTAAAAAATTAATTAGCAGTAAGCAGAGAAAGAATGATATAGTGTTTGTTCACTGTGGAGATTTTATTTCGTTTAATAAAAATGACTAAACTAGAGAGAACTGATGTAAATGCCTCTTAATAGGAAGTGTCTCTGCAGATACTGAACACTGCACCTTAAAGTGGGGACAAGCACATATTTAAAGTtgaaaaggccagattttcagcagtgggcttttcaaaagcacctaaacaaCTGAGGCGTCTACCgcgcattgatttcaatgggacataAGTGCTTAACCTGCTTCAGCACCTTTGAATGGGGGCATCTgaagacttctgaaaatctgatccAAAGTTATTAgggggcatgtgtgtgtggtggtggtgctgtTTTTAGAATTTACGAATGCTAACACTAGAGATCTTTTCATGaagtaaaaagaagaaaaaacagcaaaaactgttTTCATCCCACTCGCCAAAAAACTTCTCCTGCCGGGTTTGCAATCCAAATATTCCAGCATTGCACCAGTGCTTCAGAACCAGACATTGAAAACTGCTGAGAAACAGAAGTGAAACGGACTACTTGAATTGCTGAATGAATGTGTATAGATCAAGCACACAGCATAAATAGTGAAAACCGAGGGCCTGTCTAcccttaaaacactgcagtggtgcagctacaccacttcagtgaagacactacttacactgacaggaggggttctcccatggGCATAGGTACTTAACCTTCCAGAGatgcggtagctaggttgacagaattctcccatcaactaGTGCTGTCTACAAGTGTGGTTAGGTTGGTTTAattgtgggtacgtctacactacccaccggatcagcaggtagtgattgatctatcggggatcgattttatcacgtctagtgcagacgcgataaaatcgatccccgattgctatgccatcgactccggaactccactgtgGCAAGAGGCAGAaacggagtcaatgggggagcagcagcggtcgaCTGGCTGCCATCCTCATGGCCAgataaatcgacctaagatatgctgacttcagctatgttatttgcgtagctaaagttgcgtatcttaggttgacccccctcccccaatgtagACCTAGCCTGTATTGCTcagggtgtagatttttcacactcctcagCAACAtagttacattgacttaatttcctagtgcagaccaggcctaaggctaTATCTACCCTGCATCaggggtgtgactgcagcatgtgtagacataccggAGCTAACTTTGAGCTCTGTATCTCAAGTAACAGTAGCAGCGAAGCTCAGGCTAGTTGATCCCAGGATCCTGGGTGGGCTTGTACAGTCTGTGCTGTGTTGCTGTGGTTTCATTGCTATTGTTAGTCAAGATACCTAAGCAAGCCTTGATCTagctatgtctacacatgctgcagtcatacttctgattgcagtgtagacctaccctaagtCAAACCTGTGGTGTTAGTGACCTAGGTAAGGAGAGAGTTTTTTTCACCTGAGTGcccctttaaatatttaaagaacaTAAGGTTCAAAAACTTAAGACTACAGTGACTGAATAAACCAAACCTAAATGACTGAGATAGTGCTTCCTTCCCTGTTTGATCCTGGCTAAACAACAGTTCATAGGGCACAGCTAGTATCAGAGGTGCTTCAGCCAGACTGACAGCTGCATCCGAGACAATAGAGATCAAATTAAAGCTATTTGCTATCTCAGCATGTTTCCAACTAAGGTTTAGatggagggcctgatcctgcattccttgtgccTTATTCTTCTCATTCACTGCAACGTACCTGCATAGATTGCATAGGGAATTACTCCTGGTTTTCACCAGTGCCAGGGAAAAGACAACTGGTCTCCTAGAACTCCCACTgatgacaggatcaggcccagtgtgtTATAAACTGCATGTGGAAGGCTCAACAAGTGATATGAAATAGGGGCCCCCAGTGATTGATTTCAATCACCTTCCACTATTACTAGACGAACAATCAACAATCAAAAAgtaataatgggccaaatcctgatgtcTGTAACTTAGTCACAGCTCTCAGTGAAGCCAACAGGCATTTTGCCCAAGTAAAACCAGAGTAGTGAAGGGCTCAGGACACAGAATAACAGCCCACGCAGAAATAGATGAACCTTTGTAACCAGCTGTCAACTGCTTATCAGCTGTTAATATAGTAACAAAAAACACATCTAAACAGAAGtatacagaaaaaatattctgaagtACAATTCCCTCCTATCTGTCAACATACCAGGAAAGTAATCTCTAGGCATTCTCTATAGGAGTGACAAAGAATAACATCAGTGAATGGGGTTGTATGCAAGATATTCATATTAACTCACTCAAATCCTAAAATGATGTAAAGGGGCACAGCCTCTTTGATGTTAATGGACAGATCAAGCTCTGGAGAAATCAGTGCAGGTCCGATGGAGCTATGGTGAATTGTAccagcttttgttttgtttaaaatggctGAAACCCTGGAGCTTGGCTGTACGCTTCCCACAGCAGTTTAACAGCAAAGCAGCAAGCACATGCTTTGCACAGGAGCCTTCACTATGAAGAACACATCCCTGGAGACCCATTTCCTGGTGTCTCTCTATAGTCCATACAGATGGCGATGGGAGAGGGATTTCCTGTCTGGTGGTAGCTCCCTAAAGCTGTGAGCATCAGCATGAGGTTGCTAATGCTACAAGCCATCCAGAGGCAGCATTTCTAGCtctcactatttccaagtggtgtATCCAGGTCTGTCACATTATAAACACATAGTTTAAGCCGGTGTATTTACAGACAACTTCTTGAAATGCTCTTGGAGAAATGATAACTGGTATGAAGCCAATTAATTTTCAATTAGCATCTCTAAGACACAGACAGATTCTCAGGAGTAAATCCATCGATGCCAATGGCGTTAAACTGGTATGAGATCACAACCAGGTTTTTTCTCTCGTGGACACACAGAGGACACGGTTGTCAGTCTGTTCAGGGAAGGAAGTTTCATAATGGTTTTATACAAATATTCTTTTGTTTCTGCATAATATCAGACTAGGTACAGTATGATGTTTCCAAATGTTTTTGCTCAGATCTATGACAGGTTTGGTAAAACTCTTATTTTTAATGACTTTGGGCAATATCTGTTTTTAAGCGTTTTTTCAGtgtttatcaatttaaatttgtacagttgcaggaaattatggacTGGGGATCAGACAATAACTGACAGACACTGAGATTAAAAAACGTAACCTTTATAATcactaaaacacaaattgtcagcatcacatgtcaaaatatcctCAGAGCAAACTAAGTTCTCAGgcaaagaaaactgctgcttaTCTATAAATGtcaattattgatggaaatattttttcatcaaggGTTGTGTGTGCATGGTGAAACTGACATCTGCCAATATACATCTAATCATTCCAAGCCTACACCCCTTGTAAAGATATCTGCCTAGGCTTGTGCACTCCATATCCTGTTTGTTACAGTAAATGGGACTTACAGGTATTGGCAAAAGTATAAAAGGGATAGGTCTCAGTGTGAGGATACTGTTCAgctgtgctgggggtgcaggtaaGTTAGGCAGCCCTGGTTGCTGGCAATCTTAGATGATGCAGAGATAAGTGCTTGGTATCCAGATGGTGGCGGTGGTGGTAGAGAGCCTTGTCATTATAGGCCGCGCTGACAAACTCTCATTGAATAGCATCACATTCTGTGAATAGCCCTATGGAAATAAATGGGAGCTACTTGAGTAGTAAGATTCACTGAATATGAAGGTAGCAGGATCTAGCTCTGTATAAGTACCCCCTAGGGTCAGACTATGGAGAGACCTTAAGGCAGGTTCGGAGAAGGGCATGAGCTTTAGGATGACAGGGTGAGCTTTAGGATATCAGCAACAGTTGGAACTGGAGAACAAGTCCACTAAGCACCAGAGTCACCACTCAGATGCTGGGAAGCAAGTTCAATATGTATGTGAAATTCATGCTGGAGTCCAAGGGCAGGAGAGAAGATGTAATGGGTGGTTTTGCAGTTTAAGCGGGAGACTCAAGGAACGACTGACCGTTCCTGAGGCAGAGCCGTCTGTACTCAGAGCAGGCGCTAAATGCCACACGGTGCCCTCTGCTAAAAGACacagcaaaaccaaacaaacagctttcctcacccctcccttggcTCCAAACATCAGGCCCTATGATTTCATCACATTCTGTTTTAAGAGAAGTTGGAGGACATCATCTGACAGTCCCGGTGTTCGCTTTCCTTCTTCCAGTGCAACTTCTCCATTAGCTGGTCCTGAGAAACAAGCTTTGCTGGAGTGGTTTGGAAAGACCTTACATCCATCTCTGTTCAAAACCATCTGGGCCATGTAGAGACTGCACAAGGaatattttcctccttccttGTTTGCCAGGTCCTGAATTTTGAGAGAGAGCCATTCTGAAGCTGCATTGTATATGGGATCCCctctgctgggctgctgctgacAACATGTTTCATAGAAGCTGTCTAGAGACTTTCTAATGCTGATGTCTTCTGTACCCTCTTGCTCATATGTCCAAGAGAATGGAATCCCACTAGGTTCAGCAGGTTGAAATGGCTCTGCAGGTGGACAATGTCTAGGATTTGCTTGCTCACAATGTCCATGCCAAACACTCACGCTAGCTGCATGCTGAGCTTCTTCAGGATCTGAGGTACTAGCATCTGCAAGCAGAGAAACATTGAAATATGTTAGACCTTCAGGAAACAGAGAAACTAGCCACAGGCTGCAGCTGATTAATAGAATTGTCCTTGTGACCTCAgattcaaagcctctctgattcaCTGTTGTCAGCTAGTGATCTCAAAGCAAGGACTCCCTAAGGCATGGCCCTTTAGATCCTAAAATGGAATAGGTGCATACATCCCTGGGGGCAGGAAAGCGTTAAACACTGACCAGGCCTCCACAACAGGCTGACTGAACAGGTTCCTCAGGAGATGTGCTGAATTAGAACTCACAGGTGTCCTGGCCTCCCCCCCGTCTCCAGCTCGCCCAGTCCACTTTATGGTCTGTGCTGGCTGGATCTTGCCCCCTAATACTCCTAGAAAGGTGAAGGTTGCAGGTAATTTGTGGACTTTCTGCTGCCAATTGGCCATAGCCAGGACTGCCTCACTGGAAAGTGAGGGTATCTCAGGATTGCTGCCCTAGGCACAGAGGTGCAGACTTTCTGATTTTCCCGGGAAGTGCTtgacccccactctgcctcttcccaccctcagtccgccccctcccccaagtaccCTGCCCTTGCTCCACCTTTTTCTGCCCCattctacccccacccccccagtgcctcctgcctgctgctgaacAGCTAACCCTCCTTGAGTGGGCAGCacgggtgggggggatggggggagctcaCAGGTGGGGCCCActgtttcctctcctctcccccgcaggtggtccagccctggagcacccatggagtcggtgcctatgcctAGGCATCTTCATGGCCTAATCTTCTCCACAGCTCACTTTGTTTTTACTACCCCTTTCTGTTGTTAGCTTTAAAACCGTGTTCCTCATCTTACTGTTCCCACTTTGTGTAAAGAGTCCTCTTCCCCAGCATTCTACCAGCACCTTATCAGAGTGTCTTACTACGGGATTAGGCGGTGTGTAGGGTTACCATGCTCCTGCATCCCGAGCCCCATTTTTCCTGCTCGCTCAAACTAAATTCTCCCACGCTGCCTTCATGtgtgatttttaatttgcttAAGCTCTTGATTCAGTCTAGTCCAGCTCTTGTCCCACTTCCTTACTGATCAACATTCCTGATGTCATTCAGTTACACGGATCCACTcctcctcccactgaaatcaataggagtgaTCTGCAACCAGGCACCTATTTATTAGTAATGCAGTGTTGACAGTGTTACAGGCACTCTGCAGTTTGTGTGTGAAAACAGGAGAATTTACAACAGGGCAAATACATCTCACAGCCTAAATAGCCTTCACAGACAGATGGAGACAACAggctcctctactgacacctctaACTGCATTCTCCCCTCCATCCCTTCCTTTAAGCTAAATAGCAGAACACCTAAGGCACTGAAAGGAAGGAATTTCtaaggctcaggctggagcctgagctctaggaccctgtgagccTGAATGTCAACACAGCAATTTttttagccctgcaagcccaagtcccACTAGCGTGGGCCGGTCACcggtcttttatccctgtgtagacattaGCCTACGGGCTCCTTTCTGTTCTCCACTCACAGGCGGTGCCAGTGGCTTCAGATCACATGAGCAGTGTGCAGAAAGTCAGCAAATAGCTAGGCCTTTTATAATTCATTGGCATGTGAAGTGGCGCACAGCCCTTCATTTAAATTAGCAATCTTGTTCAAAGGGAATGTCAGCTCTAACCATAAAGAGCTTTCTTAATATGGGGACACAAGGCATTGTATCCCCAGTTTGTGTTCAGAGATGCATTAAAATTAAGGTGACGGAGTATCTATACTGTATATTGCTTCAAGAGTGCTTCCTCCCCTTACTTTTCACCTTTTGATCTTTCCTTTCAAATTGACTTCACCCTCAATTCTGAGATGAAATAACTTAGCCCTGTCCTGCACAAAGGCATTTCTAATACAGTACAAAGAGAAGCTTATGTGGCTTCCTTTTTACATCAATATAAGCCATCACAGTAGCAAATCAAAGCTAATCAAAGACAGCAGGTCCATTTTCCCTTAATAATCCATCAGCCTCGGTGTGTGCGTTAGGTCTGCATTGAATCAGGCATCTCCAGTAACTCAGTCAGATGTCACTGAACTCAGACTCCTGTGGCAGCCTGCAACTCCTCATGCTGCCATCCCCTCGCTACCTATTACATGTAGCTTGCAGTTACACTTCGTGAAAAAGCAACAGTTGCCACTACCTGCAAATATAGAAACCCTGCATGATCCTGTTGGTAAGAGCAAAGTCCCATTAGCTTCGCATGATGAGAAAAGACTTCTGCTGTTATTCCTTTCTCCTATTTCTAAACAAGCATGATCATATTTGCTGCCTCCTGTTCTTACTTACAACCCGGTGGAGAAGTGACCAGCAAATATTTAAGGGATTTTTTTGACTGAGGCAGAAAATACTCATATAGAGTTACAGGGAGTAACTATACTTTTAGTAGGAGGCCTCTGTCCTCACAATAGTAGTCAATgttggcctgatccaaagctccctACAGTCAGTGGGAATCACTTAATTGGCTtaagtgggaatctttccattgatttcaataggctttggagcTGACCTTATGAGACCCCAGCTCAGCACTGGAGTTGCTGCTGACCATGAATGTACAGAACTATCAGCCATGATGCTAGCACTGAGCTGATGGTCACTTGCATGACTGTACCTACCACACATATGTGACATTACCAGTTAAGTACGGAAGTGACCTCTACATAATTGTGATTACCTcattcaagtctctgctccagccTATAGCTTCTTTTTGCACAACAGAAACCTCTACTCATACGTAAGTCCCCTCAAAATAACCTTTAGCATCTTCCCCGTTCTCTGGACTGTTTCACTGCAAGGAGGTGATCACGCTTGGAGACGGAACTCCAAGGGCCAGACCCAAACCTCAGTGAAGCTAACGAGATTTTTCCAAATGACGATACATCGTTGCTGACTGTATCAATACCTTCCATGTTATCTTCTTAACTTTCTCTAGTGAGTCCCACCTCAAATTACAGCACAAATAATTCCCATCCCTTAATGCACTGAACCATCCTGAGTGCTATTGCTTTTTAGAATCCACACTGGACAAGCGTCTGCCTGAGCTCCCACAATGACTCTCAAGTACTCTCCTGACAGAGTCGCAGCTTAGACGGTCTTTAACAGTATGCCTGGGCCTCGCACGTCTCCAAAACTAAATTCAATCTGGCATTATGCCACACAACCCCCTCTGTGGGTTTAAATCCAGCGGGGCAAATgttgcccccttccctcctgggaaGCTCTAGTAAAGTGGCTTCCGACAGGTGCCTTGCTTAGGAGGTGAGCGAAGGAGCCTCTCGGGTGAAAGGCACATGTGAACACACTGCAATGGCTCATGAGCTGTATCAATTGCTGGGGCTCCTGTGCCACCCCACtcccgggggggaggg from Chelonoidis abingdonii isolate Lonesome George chromosome 3, CheloAbing_2.0, whole genome shotgun sequence includes the following:
- the SHLD1 gene encoding shieldin complex subunit 1, yielding MEGDETALSHPSEDSSILDLPSAYDITSFLPEHSTGTSDEPCSSVDTFASSACLDASTSDPEEAQHAASVSVWHGHCEQANPRHCPPAEPFQPAEPSGIPFSWTYEQEGTEDISIRKSLDSFYETCCQQQPSRGDPIYNAASEWLSLKIQDLANKEGGKYSLCSLYMAQMVLNRDGCKVFPNHSSKACFSGPANGEVALEEGKRTPGLSDDVLQLLLKQNVMKS